In Euphorbia lathyris chromosome 10, ddEupLath1.1, whole genome shotgun sequence, a single genomic region encodes these proteins:
- the LOC136209479 gene encoding heat stress transcription factor A-8, which yields MVKSGETLPVAPFLKKCYEMLDDDSTDSIISWSHTGDSFIIWDMPQFSAQLLPKYFKHNNSSSFIRQLNIYGFRKVDTDRWEFANDGFIQGKIHLLKNISRRKNSQVTENRKFSQQQESSGEPGDKNENEGIWKEIENLKTDKNALMQELVKLRQCQENADNKLLLLKDRVQGMEKNQQQMLSFLVMVVQSPGFLIQLLNPKENNWRMAEPGSIIEEDEEEEQLASDGMIVRYQPPAEEMTTPMVTEIPQESDPFYDGIKDPVISPDFVKFLMDENFSFENHASLVLPEIPDESTWEQIFMASHFLQNVDDRNQDGEVPNTDKEIETAEPGTQVDPLNDSKNSGYSMERVDKFQSLGGKSICHEPHSEKAQNLEIVTKQMARLASETNQEK from the exons ATGGTGAAATCTGGAGAGACTCTGCCTGTGGCTCCGTTTCTAAAGAAATGCTATGAAATGTTGGATGATGACTCCACCGATTCGATAATCTCATGGAGCCACACCGGTGACAGCTTCATAATATGGGATATGCCTCAATTTTCGGCTCAGTTGCTGCCCAAGTACTTCAAGCACAACAATTCTTCTAGTTTCATCAGGCAACTCAATATCTAT GGCTTCAGAAAAGTTGATACAGATCGCTGGGAATTTGCAAATGATGGTTTTATCCAAGGCAAAATACATCTGCTAAAGAATATCTCCAGGAGGAAAAACTCTCAAGTTACAGAAAATCGAAAATTTTCACAGCAGCAGGAGAGCTCAGGTGAGCCTGGTGACAAAAATGAAAATGAGGGGATATGGAAGGAAATAGAGAATCTGAAGACTGACAAAAATGCACTGATGCAGGAGCTAGTTAAACTTAGGCAGTGCCAGGAAAATGCAGACAATAAGTTGCTCCTTTTGAAAGATCGTGTCCAAGGAATGGAAAAAAATCAGCAGCAGATGCTATCATTCTTAGTTATGGTTGTCCAAAGCCCAGGATTTCTGATTCAGCTGCTTAATCCAAAAGAGAACAACTGGCGGATGGCTGAGCCAGGaagcataatagaagaagatgaagaagaagaacaattgGCTTCTGATGGAATGATAGTAAGGTACCAGCCACCAGCGGAAGAGATGACTACACCTATGGTTACAGAAATACCACAAGAATCTGACCCTTTTTATGACGGAATAAAAGATCCTGTTATAAGTCCtgattttgtgaaattccttaTGGATGAAAATTTCTCTTTTGAAAACCATGCCTCACTTGTTCTACCAGAAATCCCAGATGAAAGTACGTGGGAGCAGATCTTTATGGCGAGTCATTTCTTGCAGAATGTTGATGATAGAAATCAAGATGGTGAAGTGCCTAATACTGACAAGGAGATTGAAACAGCAGAACCTGGGACTCAAGTTGATCCATTGAACGACTCCAAAAATTCCGGATATTCAATGGAGCGAGTAGATAAATTTCAGAGCTTGGGGGGGAAATCTATTTGCCATGAGCCGCATTCGGAAAAGGCACAGAATCTGGAAATTGTAACCAAGCAGATGGCACGTTTGGCATCTGAAACCAACCAagaaaaatga
- the LOC136209168 gene encoding vacuolar iron transporter 1-like: MDRLPDKQTLLDHHKERHFTAGEIVRDIIIGVSDGLTVPFALAAGLSGANATSSIVLTAGVAEVAAGAISMGLGGYLAAKSEADHYERELKREQEEINTVPDTEAAEIAEILAEYGIQPHEYEPVVNALRKRPQAWLDFMMKFELGLDKPDPRRALQSALTIAISYIIGGVVPLVPYMFIPRAQDAVLGSVILTIMALLIFGYVKAYFTGNNPFKSAFQTALIGAIASAAAFSMAKAVHP, translated from the exons ATGGATCGGCTTCCAGACAAGCAGACCCTGCTCGACCACCACAAGGAGCGGCACTTCACCGCCGGAGAGATTGTTCGTGATATCATCATCGGTGTATCTGATGGTCTGACTGTCCCTTTCGCCCTCGCCGCCGGTTTGTCCGGGGCCAATGCCACTTCTTCAATCGTCCTCACTGCCGGTGTTGCAGAAGTAGCCGCCGGTGCTATATCCATGGGACTCGGAGG GTATCTAGCTGCTAAGAGCGAGGCAGATCATTATGAGAGGGAACTAAAGAGAGAACAAGAAGAGATCAACACAGTTCCTGATACAG AGGCGGCAGAGATAGCAGAGATATTAGCAGAATATGGAATACAGCCACATGAATATGAGCCTGTAGTTAATGCTCTTAGGAAGAGGCCTCAAGCATGGCTTGATTTCATGATGAA GTTTGAACTGGGATTAGATAAGCCAGACCCAAGAAGAGCGTTACAAAGTGCATTAACGATTGCGATATCATACATAATAGGTGGTGTAGTACCACTGGTTCCTTACATGTTCATTCCAAGAGCTCAGGATGCTGTGTTGGGTTCAGTCATCTTAACCATCATGGCGTTGCTCATCTTCGGCTATGTCAAAGCCTACTTTACAGGCAACAACCCATTTAAGAGTGCCTTCCAGACTGCCCTTATTGGCGCCATTGCTTCTGCTGCTGCCTTTTCCATGGCTAAGGCTGTCCACCCATAG